One region of Bacillota bacterium genomic DNA includes:
- the aroC gene encoding chorismate synthase, translated as MLRFLTAGESHGPALVVIVDGLPAGLRLPAEAIDRELRRRQAGYGSGRRMQIEEDHVRILSGVRHGLTLGSPVAMVIENRDYARWRAAMDPAPPAEDPSGMAREAAGDWRVRPVTRPRPGHADLAGALKFGFKDVRNVLERASARETAARVAAGAAARRLLETVGIAIAGHVVAIGPVQAPGLAAAAAVDVRELADRAEASPVRCADPQATSAMVAAIDQARERGDTLGGIFEVAAAGVMPGLGSYTHWDRRLDAQLAAAFMSIPGVKGVEIGEGFSAAHRPGSEVHDPIAFGRVPPGQWAAGPDRVGFYRPSNRAGGLEGGVTTGQPLVVRAAMKPLSTLMRPLATADLSTHEPAEAAVERSDACAVPRAVVVGEAMMAWVLAQALLEKFGGDTVDELVRSVEAYRRGLEASGGGRAGGVPGVGPVG; from the coding sequence GTGCTCCGGTTTCTGACGGCAGGGGAGTCGCACGGGCCGGCGCTGGTCGTTATCGTGGACGGGTTGCCCGCGGGCCTGCGGCTCCCGGCCGAAGCCATCGACAGGGAGCTGCGGCGCCGCCAGGCCGGATACGGAAGCGGCCGGCGCATGCAGATCGAGGAGGATCACGTGCGGATTCTCTCCGGCGTGCGTCACGGCCTTACGCTGGGAAGCCCCGTCGCCATGGTGATCGAAAACCGGGACTACGCCCGCTGGCGCGCCGCCATGGATCCTGCCCCGCCGGCAGAGGATCCCAGCGGGATGGCGCGCGAGGCGGCAGGGGACTGGCGCGTCCGGCCGGTGACGCGCCCGCGCCCCGGTCACGCCGACCTGGCCGGGGCGCTGAAGTTCGGCTTCAAAGACGTGCGCAACGTGCTGGAACGGGCATCGGCCCGGGAGACCGCCGCCCGGGTGGCGGCGGGCGCTGCGGCTCGGCGGCTCCTCGAAACGGTCGGCATCGCCATCGCCGGTCACGTGGTGGCCATCGGGCCGGTGCAGGCGCCGGGCCTGGCAGCCGCCGCGGCGGTGGATGTTCGAGAACTCGCCGACCGGGCGGAGGCTTCTCCCGTCCGGTGCGCCGATCCGCAAGCCACCTCGGCCATGGTGGCCGCCATCGACCAGGCTCGGGAGCGGGGTGATACGCTCGGGGGCATCTTCGAGGTGGCGGCGGCCGGCGTCATGCCCGGGCTGGGTAGCTATACCCACTGGGACCGGAGGCTGGACGCGCAGCTTGCGGCGGCGTTCATGAGCATTCCCGGGGTGAAGGGCGTGGAGATCGGGGAGGGCTTCTCCGCAGCGCACCGGCCGGGTTCGGAGGTGCACGATCCGATCGCGTTCGGGCGGGTCCCGCCGGGCCAGTGGGCGGCCGGCCCTGACCGGGTGGGGTTCTACCGCCCGTCGAACAGGGCCGGGGGTCTCGAAGGCGGGGTTACCACCGGCCAGCCGCTGGTGGTGCGGGCGGCCATGAAGCCTCTGTCCACCCTGATGCGCCCTCTTGCCACAGCGGACCTGAGCACCCACGAGCCCGCCGAGGCGGCCGTGGAGCGCAGCGATGCGTGTGCAGTACCCCGCGCCGTCGTGGTCGGGGAGGCGATGATGGCGTGGGTGCTGGCGCAGGCGCTTCTGGAAAAGTTCGGCGGCGATACGGTGGACGAGCTTGTCCGGTCGGTTGAGGCGTACCGCCGCGGCCTGGAGGCGTCCGGCGGGGGAAGGGCCGGCGGCGTGCCGGGGGTCGGGCCCGTTGGATAG
- a CDS encoding DUF1292 domain-containing protein, translated as MADEKERHGPFSAGEEDDDHITLVDDEGHEHEFTLVDVVEVDQQRYAVLLPEEDPEEGAYVFRLETDDDGEEVLVNVEDDDEFDRVVQALEEMDGEEDEDEDDEDDEDDEDGFAGDEDEDDDWAGDEEDEDDEEGNRGTL; from the coding sequence GTGGCGGACGAAAAGGAGCGCCATGGTCCGTTCTCGGCCGGCGAGGAGGACGACGATCACATCACGCTGGTGGACGACGAGGGCCACGAGCACGAGTTTACGCTGGTAGACGTGGTCGAGGTCGACCAGCAGCGCTACGCGGTTCTGCTGCCTGAGGAGGATCCGGAGGAAGGGGCTTACGTTTTCCGGCTCGAGACCGACGACGACGGCGAGGAAGTCCTGGTGAACGTCGAGGACGACGACGAGTTCGACCGGGTTGTCCAGGCGCTGGAGGAGATGGACGGCGAAGAGGACGAGGACGAAGACGACGAAGACGACGAGGACGACGAGGACGGCTTCGCCGGCGACGAAGACGAGGACGACGACTGGGCCGGCGACGAGGAAGACGAGGACGACGAAGAAGGCAACCGGGGGACCCTTTAG
- the mltG gene encoding endolytic transglycosylase MltG, translating into MQTGTAGRALAAGRAAGLLFGAGAVVAGLAAVIAAWWMLPVNTGPLAAPLIVEVPPGASASAVGKILQERGLIRSSFLFGVMARLEGLEGRLQAGYYRLRPDMHLQDVLHILSRGSVAVERVTIPEGATIRYVAALLERKGLADARRFIDLASDDRWLFAGERTLPKPPGSLEGYLFPDTYRVEVGQSEESIIRRMVARFAEKALTVYERLQEGSGLTLHEAVTLASIIEKEAMRDGERPLISSVFHNRLRLGRPLQADPTLKYILDPAPRRLYQKHLSIDSPYNTYRYPGLPPTPIASPGLASLEAALRPADTPYLYFVARGDGTHIFSRTFQEHVSARRRVAF; encoded by the coding sequence GTGCAGACGGGGACGGCAGGCCGGGCCCTTGCTGCGGGGCGCGCGGCCGGGCTGCTGTTTGGCGCGGGCGCCGTGGTCGCGGGCCTGGCCGCGGTGATCGCGGCGTGGTGGATGCTGCCGGTCAACACCGGCCCGCTCGCGGCGCCCCTCATCGTGGAGGTGCCGCCCGGCGCGTCGGCCAGCGCGGTGGGGAAGATCCTGCAAGAGCGCGGCCTCATCCGGTCGTCCTTTCTCTTCGGGGTAATGGCGCGACTCGAAGGCCTGGAGGGACGGCTTCAGGCCGGCTACTACCGCCTGCGGCCCGACATGCACCTGCAGGACGTGCTGCACATCCTCTCCCGCGGCAGCGTCGCAGTGGAACGGGTGACGATCCCGGAGGGCGCCACGATCCGGTACGTCGCGGCGCTGCTGGAGCGCAAGGGGCTGGCCGACGCCCGGCGTTTCATCGACCTCGCATCCGACGACCGGTGGCTGTTCGCCGGGGAGCGAACCCTGCCCAAGCCTCCCGGCAGCCTGGAGGGGTATCTCTTCCCGGACACCTACCGCGTTGAGGTGGGGCAGAGCGAGGAGAGCATCATCCGAAGGATGGTGGCGCGCTTTGCGGAAAAGGCGCTGACGGTGTACGAGCGCCTTCAAGAGGGTAGCGGCCTGACGCTGCACGAGGCCGTGACGCTGGCATCCATCATCGAAAAGGAAGCCATGCGGGACGGGGAACGCCCCCTGATCTCCTCCGTCTTTCACAATCGCCTGCGCCTGGGCCGGCCGCTGCAGGCGGATCCGACCCTCAAGTACATCCTGGATCCCGCCCCGCGCAGGCTGTACCAGAAGCACCTCTCCATCGATTCCCCCTACAACACCTACCGCTATCCGGGGCTCCCGCCCACGCCCATCGCCAGCCCCGGCCTCGCCTCCCTGGAGGCAGCGCTGCGCCCGGCCGACACGCCGTATCTGTACTTCGTGGCGCGGGGCGACGGCACACACATCTTCAGCCGCACCTTCCAGGAACACGTGAGCGCCAGGCGGCGTGTGGCCTTCTAA
- a CDS encoding YqeG family HAD IIIA-type phosphatase, giving the protein MGENGAAAERQRAARRVGGIRALLVPDLWVDNPDAIDLQALVRRGIRCLLVDVDNTLTPWGEPVAEQAHRFVERARRAGLAVAILSNARRHRRAAAAAALGVPAAGRAFKPLPRFFVNAAKMMGCTPGEVAVVGDQLWTDILGGKLAGMYTILVDPLRDRDHPFTRIWRVGERAVLRWMGRRGLLPADRVQARLRRRRGD; this is encoded by the coding sequence ATGGGCGAAAACGGCGCAGCAGCGGAGCGGCAGCGCGCCGCCCGGCGGGTAGGGGGCATCCGGGCTCTCCTGGTGCCCGACCTCTGGGTGGACAACCCCGATGCCATAGACCTTCAGGCCCTGGTCCGGCGGGGCATCCGCTGCCTTCTCGTCGACGTGGACAACACGCTGACGCCTTGGGGTGAACCGGTCGCCGAGCAGGCGCACCGCTTCGTCGAACGCGCCAGGCGCGCAGGGCTCGCCGTGGCGATCCTGTCGAACGCCAGGAGGCATCGCCGGGCAGCTGCGGCAGCGGCCCTCGGCGTTCCGGCGGCGGGGCGCGCCTTCAAGCCGCTGCCGCGCTTTTTCGTCAACGCTGCGAAAATGATGGGGTGCACGCCGGGAGAAGTGGCCGTGGTCGGGGACCAGCTCTGGACCGACATCCTGGGCGGCAAGCTGGCAGGCATGTACACCATCCTGGTGGATCCCCTGCGGGACAGGGATCACCCGTTCACCCGCATCTGGAGGGTGGGCGAACGTGCCGTCCTGCGGTGGATGGGCCGCCGCGGCCTGTTGCCGGCAGATAGGGTCCAGGCCCGGCTGCGCCGCCGCCGGGGTGATTGA
- the sigK gene encoding RNA polymerase sporulation sigma factor SigK, with the protein MYVLTLAEVAAQWLRHVIWLAGYVGGEGSFPLPLGEHEEARLVSAMLAGDQQARSTLVEHNLRLVAHLVKKFESSGEDVEDLISIGTIGLIKAINTFDPSRKTRLATYAAKCIENEILMYLRSVRKTRGEALLYDPIGSDGEGNDVTLIDVLGTDPEAVTEQVEAEVEKDRLRRTLGTLSRREQWVLQMRYGLVDGMRKTQRDISRYLGISRSYVSRIEKRALTKLYHQLVNG; encoded by the coding sequence TTGTACGTCCTGACGCTTGCGGAAGTAGCCGCCCAGTGGCTGCGCCACGTGATATGGCTTGCCGGCTACGTTGGCGGGGAAGGGTCCTTCCCTTTGCCGCTTGGCGAACACGAAGAGGCGCGTCTGGTGAGCGCCATGCTGGCGGGCGACCAGCAGGCCCGCAGCACGCTGGTCGAGCATAACCTCCGGCTCGTGGCCCACCTGGTCAAGAAGTTCGAGTCGTCGGGCGAGGACGTGGAAGACCTGATCTCCATCGGCACCATCGGGCTCATCAAAGCTATCAACACCTTCGACCCGTCGCGCAAGACCCGTCTGGCCACGTACGCGGCGAAGTGCATCGAAAACGAGATCCTGATGTACCTGCGGTCGGTCCGAAAGACGCGGGGCGAAGCGCTGCTGTACGACCCCATCGGCTCGGATGGCGAGGGCAATGACGTCACCCTCATCGACGTGCTGGGAACCGACCCGGAGGCGGTGACCGAGCAGGTGGAGGCGGAGGTCGAGAAGGACCGCCTCCGCCGGACGCTCGGGACGCTCAGTCGCCGCGAGCAGTGGGTGTTGCAGATGCGCTACGGCCTCGTTGACGGGATGCGGAAGACGCAGCGGGACATTTCCCGCTATCTGGGCATCTCCCGTTCCTACGTCTCCCGCATTGAAAAGCGAGCCCTCACCAAGCTGTACCACCAGCTCGTCAACGGATAG